From the genome of Altererythrobacter sp. BO-6:
GCGCAGTTCGACCATCCTGGCGACGATACGTTTCGCTATGAAGGCCGGACTTACACAACCAAATGGCCGCAGGCGGACGAAGAAGACTGGCAGTTCTTCCGCGTCAATGATGGGCTGTGTGCCGAGATGATCGAGGCGGCAAAGGCACGTGACCACACACAGACGCTGGGCTCGCTTGTCTTCCGTCCTGCTCAGTATCCCTATGAAGGGCAGGTCGGCGCCATCCGTGACCTGGTGGGCGAAAGCGGCTGGCTGCGCGTCTTCAAGGCTACCATGCCCACCCCCGATGCTTTGCGGGAAGAGCTGCTGATCGCCTGTGTCACAGACGATGGTCGCACCCTTCCACAACGCGTGGCAGACCAGCTATTCATTGTCCCGGCAGAGGATGCAGGAGCACCAGCTGCTGCGCCCCCGGAGGAAACACTCAAAACGATCGAGGAAGAACAATTCGGCGAATTCTCCGACCGCGTCCTGAGCGAGAACGAACAGTGGATCGATGCAGAGAGTGAACGGTTGGATCGCTACGCCGAAGACCTCGAAATCGAGTTCGACGCGCAGATCGACGAGCTTGCGAACGAGGTGAAGGAACTGCGCAAGCAATCACGCGCGGCTGGCATCAGCATGGAGGAAAAGCTGGCTTTCAAGCGCAAGATCAAGCGGCTCGAGGATGACATCGATGAGCTGAAGCTGACCAAGTTCCAGAAGCGCAAGGAAGCGCGACAGAAGGTCGAGGACATGCTCGATGACTTCGCGGCGCAGTTGAACCTGAAGCCCGAAATCAAGCCGCTCTTCACGCTTCGCTGGGCTGTGGAATAGGGAGGCAACACGAATGATGGCCGAGTTCGGCCAGGCTCCGATGAGCCTGAAGCTCGATCTCAATACTTACGAGGAATCGCCAACCCACATCGCTGCCTTTCGCAGACGTTCCGGTTGGCTGATGATGGCAAGAGCGACGATCCAGAGTGAGCGACACCTGCTTAGCGACAAGCTGATCGTTGCCTGTTTCGATCATGGTGAACCGATCCCGTCCTGGCGTGCAGTTCATCTGACCCAATGCCACTGGCATGACCTTGAAGAGTGCTGTGAAGAGCCGCCCGAATTGCTCGACGACCTTTTGTGCGAGGAGGAAGGTGCGTTCTACCTGCGCTGGCAGCGCGAGACCAATCGCGAGCTTGCCGAGTTGCACGAACGGACCGAGCGACAGCTTGAAATTCTCGAAGCACGCAACCGCATCAATTCTCGTCAGCTCGAGCGCCAGATGGCGGAACTTCGAAGGCGCCGTAGGTTGCCGGACACAAGCCCCGAAGCGCGCAACGCCCTTTCTGCGATCATCCGTGATCTAGAATCAGAACTGGACGAGGAGGCAGCGAATTTGATTTTGCGCCGCCGCCGGATTCTGAAACGCGCTGAAGCGGCGGAAGAGGCCCTGTGGCAGCGCGAGGACATCTTGTTTGAAGTCGAGCCCCTTTTCGTCGTCCACTGGCGTGCAGGAAATCTATCAGCCGAGCGGGGCACCAGTCACAGCTGGAGAGAAGGTCACTTCTATTCGACTCCAAGAGTTTTCAATGCGCCAAAGCTCAGGTTTCCAGGGGTCGTGCTGGCTGAAATCAAAGATTCCTTGCGACGAAGCGCCGATGAAAAAAAGGAGGAAATGGCGGGACCCGATCCCGTTGCAAGGCCCCGGCCGGAAGACCTGCCCAAGGCCGCCCCCATCAGGAAGAAGATCATCGGTGAGGCCATTCCCGTCAAAGGGCTGCGCGCTCCTCCGAGGACTTTGCGGCCTAAACAGGTAACTCCCGACGGTATTCCCCGTCCGGCTGGCCAACAGACGCTCTCGGAAATCGATGAGGACCTCCAAGCCAAGCGTTCGGCCTTGGCCGAAAAGCTGAAAGCGCTCGAAATCAAGGGCCGCAAGTTCCTTCCTGGTTCACCCAAGACACGTCGCAATCAGATGGAGCGCGCAGATGTGGAACGGCAGATCGCTGCATTAGACCTCCGGATTTCTGCTGCAGCCAAGAAGCCCAAACAGGAAGCCGGACCGAAGAGAGACCAGGGGCCATGGACGCCAGAGCGGGTCAGTTTGCTGAAGAAAATGTGGTTGGAAGGTCATTCTGCGAACGAGATTGCTGCGACGCTTGGCGGCACGAAACGCAACGCTGTGATCGGCAAAGCAAAGCGCCTTGGGCTGCCCTTCATTTACGGGAAAGAAAACCCGACGGATTCCTCGAACCCGACAGACCGAACCAAGCTGGATCTGGAGCGGGAGCTTCTGCGACGGCTGGAAAGATCAGGTGATGGCGCTTCTTGAATCTTGGGAATTCGGACACTGAAAATGAATATCGGCATGTGGAAAATATTACTCTTTCTCAAGGCTATCGCGTCAGGAAACATAACGATAGAAAAGACCGTATGACCAAGAAGACCAAGCTTGAACTGACCTGGCCCGGCAAGGACGAACGGCCGAAGCTCGAACCGCGCATTCTGATCGAGGATCCCGCGAAGAGCTATCACGCCAGCGTGCGGCGGGATGGCGATGTGTTCGACAATATGCTGATCAAGGGTGACAATTTGCTCGCGCTCAAGGCGCTGGAGCAGGATTATCAGGGCAAGGTGAAGTGCGTTTACATCGACCCGCCCTATAATACCGGGCAAGCGTTTGAGTATTATGACGACGGTCTAGAGGTCTCGCTGTGGCTTTCACTCATGCGCGACCGACTCTCTATATTGCGCAATCTACTCGCCGACGATGGTGTGATTTTCATTCAGATTGACGACAACTACCTGTTCCATCTCAAAATCATTTGCGACGAGATTTTCGGAATATCTAATTTTGTAAACGTCATATCGATTAAGACCAAGAATAGCTCTGGAGCGAGCGGCGGCGGTGAAGATCGTCGCCTGAAGAAGCACACCGAGTTTCTGCTTTGTTATGGGCGTGAACAATTCACAGCTTTCAATCCGGTTTATTCAGAGCAACGATTGGATGAGTTGCTCGATGACATGGCGGCAGAAGGCAAGAGCTTTAAGTATACATCAGTTATGACCCATCGCGGATCATCCGAGTATATTGGATCAACGCTAGATGGGGCTGGCGAGGAGATTAAGGTTTTTCGCCATGTGGGTTATGAGATCAATTCTGCAACGAAGCTCGCCAAGCAGCAAAACATCAGCCTGAGCTCGCTCATTGAAAAACAATTCGAAAGAATTTTCACGACTGAAAATGCTCAAACCTCGATCAGAACAAGGGTTCAAGACTTTATAGGCGCAGAGGATGGCTTGTTCCGCATCGAATACACACCAAAATCAGGACGGGATAAAGGAAAGACCACCGAGGTATTTTTTCAAGGAGCACAAAAACGGCTGGTCAGCTTTTTCTCGAACGTTGCTGAAAAGCGGGGTTCAGTTGTGTTCAAAAAAGAACGGGTTGGGACGCTTTGGGATAAATTCAATTGGAACAACGTCACCCGAGAGGGTGGCGTCCGA
Proteins encoded in this window:
- a CDS encoding GcrA family cell cycle regulator encodes the protein MMAEFGQAPMSLKLDLNTYEESPTHIAAFRRRSGWLMMARATIQSERHLLSDKLIVACFDHGEPIPSWRAVHLTQCHWHDLEECCEEPPELLDDLLCEEEGAFYLRWQRETNRELAELHERTERQLEILEARNRINSRQLERQMAELRRRRRLPDTSPEARNALSAIIRDLESELDEEAANLILRRRRILKRAEAAEEALWQREDILFEVEPLFVVHWRAGNLSAERGTSHSWREGHFYSTPRVFNAPKLRFPGVVLAEIKDSLRRSADEKKEEMAGPDPVARPRPEDLPKAAPIRKKIIGEAIPVKGLRAPPRTLRPKQVTPDGIPRPAGQQTLSEIDEDLQAKRSALAEKLKALEIKGRKFLPGSPKTRRNQMERADVERQIAALDLRISAAAKKPKQEAGPKRDQGPWTPERVSLLKKMWLEGHSANEIAATLGGTKRNAVIGKAKRLGLPFIYGKENPTDSSNPTDRTKLDLERELLRRLERSGDGAS
- a CDS encoding site-specific DNA-methyltransferase translates to MTKKTKLELTWPGKDERPKLEPRILIEDPAKSYHASVRRDGDVFDNMLIKGDNLLALKALEQDYQGKVKCVYIDPPYNTGQAFEYYDDGLEVSLWLSLMRDRLSILRNLLADDGVIFIQIDDNYLFHLKIICDEIFGISNFVNVISIKTKNSSGASGGGEDRRLKKHTEFLLCYGREQFTAFNPVYSEQRLDELLDDMAAEGKSFKYTSVMTHRGSSEYIGSTLDGAGEEIKVFRHVGYEINSATKLAKQQNISLSSLIEKQFERIFTTENAQTSIRTRVQDFIGAEDGLFRIEYTPKSGRDKGKTTEVFFQGAQKRLVSFFSNVAEKRGSVVFKKERVGTLWDKFNWNNVTREGGVRFPNGQKPEQLIQHCIELATKPLDLVLDSFAGSGTTGAVAHKMGRRWIMVEIGEHADTHIVPRLQSVIDGSDQGGISKAVDWKGGGGFRYFTLAPSLLEQDKYGNWVIAQDYNPVMLAEAMCKHMGFTYAPSQDPAEYWRHGHSTETDFIYVTTQALTHEACAKIAHDVGPDRSLLICCKAYDAAADAFENLTLVKIPTAILQKCEWGRDDYSLNIQKLPQAGDEEEVEPVGEDLPLFAGEAGDD